Sequence from the Castanea sativa cultivar Marrone di Chiusa Pesio chromosome 12, ASM4071231v1 genome:
TCTCCGTACCAGGTTTTGCTTAGTTGGAAGTGAGTTCCTACACGCACGCCACAGCAGagttttatatttgtttggaacTTCCAGGGACCAAATGCTCTTCCAAAATTTCTTGTCCATCTCCGAGTAAGTGCCATCCTTTGAGTTTTCCTCCAAATCCTTTAGAAACTTGTATCCGGACTTGCAATTGTATTGTCCATCAGCAGTGAATGGCCAATACAAAACATCTTTTGTTTGGCAACGAGGCAATGGTATCCGTTGAGTAAGTTCCGCTTCAGCTGGTATGAGCACACCCTTAAGCATTTCAGCATCCCATTTACCCGAATTGTTGCCAATGAGGCAGTCCACAGTGGCGTCTTCCATAGATTCAATGATTGGGAATGAAATCAATGGAGGATGCTTTATGGGCAGCCAATGATGCTGCCAGATTTTGATGCTCTTTCCATTACCCACCCTGAATCTAGCTTCCAATTGTAACACCTTTCTCCCCttcaaaatgtttttccaagCATAGGAACCGGTTGCCGATTCTTTTGCTTCCATGAATGAACAATGGAGAAAAAAATCTCACCTTAAAAATTCTGTAAAAAAGAGTACCTTCATTGTGTAAGAGCCGTCATGCTTGCTTGGCAAGGAGAGAGTCATTGAAAAGAGCAAGATCTCGAAAACCCAATCCTCCTTCTATTTTTGGTTTCGTCAACTCCGACCATTTAGTCCaatgtatttttcatttatcaccTCGTTGCtcacaaaagaaattttttgccATTGCTTCAATTTCATGGCAAAGGCTCAAGGGTAATTTGAAACAACCCATGGCATAAGTTGGAATGACTTGAGCAATTGCTTTGATTAGGACTTCTCTACCGGCTTGCGAAAGGAGCTTCCCCTTCCACCCTTGTAATTTTCTCCACACTCTCTCCTTAATATAATTAAAGCTTGCTTTTTTATCCCTCCCACCAATTATGGCAGCCCCAAATACCTCTCATAAGACTTTATTTCATTCACCCCCAACACATTTTTAATCTCCTCTTTAACATCATCTTTTGTGGACTtgctaaagaaaagagaagttttatctttatttattttttgccccGACACCTCTTCATATTCCGCCAATATTTTGAGCACGTTTCCACATTCTTGAGAATTTGCCTTACAAAAAAGCAAGCTGTTATTTGCAAAAAATAAGTGGGTTAGTTTGGGGCCTCTTTTGCATATTGAGAAGCCGTTGATCTCCTTTGCCCTTGCAGCTCTTTTGATTAAGCCATGAAATCCTTTCGTACATAATAGGAAAAGGAATAGAGAGAGTGGGTCGCCTTGTCTTATGCCTCTTGTTGGGTTTATTAACTCCTTTGGATCACTATTCACCAGAATTGGGTATGAGACTGTACGAACACTCTCCATAATCAAACCGATCCACCTTGAGCAGAATCCCATTTCTTCCATTAGTTTCTGAAGATAATTCCATTCCACCCTATCGTACACGTTGCTCATGTCTAGTTTTAGTGCCATAAAACCTGTTTATCTTGAATTGTGATTTTTCATACAATGCAAGGTCTCAAAAGCAactaaaacattattttaaattagcCTATTCTTTGCAAAAGCAGATTGATGCTCAGTTATAAGATCtggcatgaatttttttaattagtttgcAAGGACTTTTGAAAAGATCTTGTACAATACATTACATAGACTAATAGGGCGATATTGAGAGACCGAAACATGATTCTTCATTTTTGGAATTAAGGTGACAAAAGTATGTTTTATTAGGTAAGGAAATTTACCTGAATTCAACCAAGCTAGTATTGTGGAAGTTACCTCTCTGTTTATAATCCCCCAAAAGTGTTGATAGAATAGGGATGGCATCAGGACCTGGTGCTTTTAGGGATGCCATTCGGTTGAATATGAGATCTGATAAagttaacttttttctttttgataaaagttaacttaattgcattcatttccttcttcttcttctttttttggttaatacGTGACTTGTCTCATCACAGAGTGAAAAACaacactctttttcttttttcttttttaaaggaaaCAAAATTATTGAATGAATATTTACCATCCAAGACATCAAATATAGGATCCTTCTTAGGATAGTAAAACATAAATCatattgtttataatatttttatgtaatattGTTTCTATATAcgaataagaagaaaataacaaaaaaattgttccATAGATGAGATATCATGATAATTTCTTTTGCATCGTTCTCTTGATCTCTTCTTTCACATATATCTCCCTCTTCCCTATAAATTTCAATATGAAGATTTACATGCTTTCTCAGCATAATCATCTAATTAGTGCTTggattttagagagagagaattaggcctttaataaataacaatttgcAATCTTGGATTTtgacacaattttattttgtttattaatgtTGGATATATGTCTGCCAGTAAACtcacattaaataaataaataaaaaaagtgagtgGTTAATATAGTATAGTTGAGTTCAAACTCAtagacttcaattttttttggttaagtagtgtttatatatgttatatattaattattcaattggaATGTATTATCTATGGCAAGTATTGGCAACAATATTAACTCCATGAATCTTTAACATAAGTTTGTTTTCAATTAGGTTGTAAATTATACCTTGCAATTATCACCTGCAATgggaaattataaattattttggtCCATAGAAGCAGTTGAACTTGTTCTTTATTAAATCACATGGATTTGAATTATCTCCTCTCTAAatatctgtctctctctttttctttgtagtTTGCACTGAAACCAGCCCACACCACCGAAAAAATTCACCCTGTTACCGATACATGTTTCTTCTCCCTCACAAGGGATAGACCCCACAAGTCACCACACTTTCATCCACTGGCAACACTTTTATCTAAAAGTTGTCTCATTCACACCAGcccttttgaaaaacaaaaacagagacTCGCCCCCTTTTTCCTGGATTgttcaaaccaaaattcaaacgAGTGTGGACTTGGCGTCAACGACCTTTTCTGAGCTAGTGATCGATGTTGTGTGGCTCATAAACCGAAGTAAGTCACCGGGGCCACTGTTTGGTCAGAATTATTGCTAATAAATATCGGCTCCACCGAAAGTGAACGACCTTGATTTTGAATACTTTATGACAAATCGAACCACCCCACATGCATGTTTATCaacccttttctttctttcttgttttgatcatagttcCGTTGAATTTCACTGTAATGGTGTGAATTGAAAGAACTTTGAGGCTCGGGTTGTGTTTGTActattttgggatttttcacattatatttGCTATTcacttttcataaaataatatgttagTAGTATCTTAATTTATAGAATTCCTCTTGGGAAGAATCTCTTAAAGCCTATCGTTAACCTGAGAACATGGCTAATGGCAAACCTTCCGGTAGAAGTCACAAACTATGCTGTGCTGTAACGGcaattttctttgttattattgtCATTGTTATCATGACCTTGTTCTTTACTATCTTCAAGCCTAAAGACCCCAAAATTTCCCTCTACCCTGAAGGCATAAAAAACATTGACTTCTCAGCCTTAACACCTAATGTCACACTGTCATTAGGCACTGTTATTGCAATTGAGAACCCAAACTATGGAAGCTTCAAGTACAAAAACACCACATCTTATGTTACTTATCATGGGGAAGTTGTGGGTGAAGCTACAATTGAGCAAAGATATGTGCCTGCACGTCACAAGCTTAACATTACAACTTCTGTGGAGCTTAAGGCTGGTAAATTGCTAATCAATCCCCATTTATTATCTGATTTTGCTGGTGGGAGCTTGAATTTGACTTCAACAGCGGTGTTGCCTGGGAAAGTGATGGTGTTAAACATCTTCAAGTTCCATGCCACTGTTTATAACAATTGTAATATATCTGTTTTTATTACTCCTCAGACAGTTGAGTCTATATGCAAGACTAAACTCAAGttataattgttgttgttgtcattaATTTTCCTCATGTTGTAATCGAAAGATACATATTtacttatcttaaaaaaaagataatatgtTAATAATGTGAACTTGAGGCCCTGAATTGACGTGTATGAACCTTCAATATGGTGAATAATGATAAGATTCTGATTAATTATAGAACTGAATATAAGATTCAGTTTAGGTAAGAAATTTGGGATTTGTTCAGTTACTATTATCTCAAATTGGGTGTTTTAAGTCTATCAAATAGAAAGgtcttgaaaaaaaatgtgattaagATCCCTGTTTGGTAAATTGCAACTTCAATTGGGCTTGATATATAATCAGTTTATGAATAATTAAAGTTTTTGAATAAGTTAaaggataaaaaatgaataaaaaagagaataagTTGAGGATATGggaaatttattaaaatgagctttttttaaaaaaaaaaaaattttaaaaagaagaactaAAATGAGCTTGACACGGAGATATTAGTTGTTTTTTAAGTGGAGGTTCGACTCTTGGAGTTTCTAGGCTCTAGGTATGCTAGACCCAAATTTTCTATTGGGGTTGCTTATCTAccgaaatattttttttccccgaGTTAAACCAAAATAAGCTCGGGTATGGGATTGAAAAtgttggtaaaaaaaatgcCATATACGATTCATGTGAATGGGCTTTTGGCGTTCAAAAAATTTCCAAGTGCggttttacaatttttgtgtTACTTTTAGTTAGCAAACACTAAGAAATCAAAATTGAGGAGATAGTATGAGATTACTTTCACGGCATATGCCATTGTTCCGTTGCCATTTTGGGCCAGTAAATTTTTGCTGTCCCTACCTGAACTTGTTACTCTGTCCAAACCCAATTGAAAAAATAGGATATGGAAATAGCAACTGGTTTAGTTTGATAAGTTTCTGTATTTGATTTTGACCTAACTCCTCTAGTGCAAACCCGTACTTGattttaaacttaatttttttggacttaTTTTCACCATATATTTGTATATGATGGGACTAACGAATTTGACTCCCACAGACGAAATCAGCGTTGTAGACGAGGCCAGTCCCTGAGACGAGCTTGCCTCAGGTGCCCACATCAGTGACAAAGATACCCAAACCTTTTAATATAGGCAATAATATCCCAAACGGTTACCAAAAAGCTGTACAGACCTTTGAACACCTATTGAAGTCCACATTACAGAGCAAGAGGCATTAAAGCCCCAATAATTACCACAACGGCTAGGGATTGTGAAAAACAAATATAAGCTCCTCACAAGCTCCAAAAAGAGGTAGACACACTGAGAAAAACTACTTGCTATTTTTACTATAttgtttatttctttccttATCATAACTTTGGGATTAGAGGCGTTGTGGtagacaccacaccggtgaccatatTAGAGGAGAAACTTCATCGGTTCCACCACAGCGGAAGTTAAGGTTCGACTTCATCTGGACGCACTCACTGTGATTGACGAGCTTGTGCTTCATCAGTATATTATAGTTGTATCAAATTTTCCATAttgtaaatgaaaataattatgaCATTACTCATCAACTTGATGAGCAATTCTcaaatattaatgtttttaGTATTGAATCCACTACTAACATTAGGTAGTTTTCtcgtaagttttttttttatttactcttttttcacTTTATCGAACAAGTTATATTTTATAcctaaaactatatatattatatgagtTTCGATTAGTCttttctttcaactttttttacaatatttgcTTATGtacagggtttttttttttagtataactACAATTTTGcttactttcaacaaaaaattaatccaaaagcATACTTAGTTTATAAgccattttactttatttaatgtTGCATATATacgcattttctttttcttcttttgtgaaattattaGACTAAAAGACTATTACAATCAATTATTAGATGATAAGTTATTGGAATTATGTATTTCCACTTATAATCTAtgacttataaaaataaaactattggtattaaaagaaatatgaaaaagaGGATAGAAAGTATGTTAAAGTTTCTTTTTATGTAAACAAAAATATGGATCATTCTGGATGGACCTGGTTTATCATAGATCTAGGAAAGGGTCATAGGAactgttaggatatatgtgaatcatgttaggaacatatgttaaTATAGAAttagctaatcttttgacaaaatgcattttacttgtaattggatagatctaggatgtgtttaatgcttcaaggaacaaggtttcaagtccaAGTGTTAAACCCAgccaaatctgttcaagaatcaagtgaagaagtgctggattataaagctcaacagctagctcaACAGATGGcatttatcgaggtttaaaaggcagcCTAACCCAATGCTCGACAGTTGCTtaatagataccctatctattgatatttatgaaaatcagattttcagttttgatttcaCTCAAATCTGTGTatacatgtttaggctttcttttctcacaaccctaaacatatataagaattgcTTCAAGGGCCGTCATAGCTGGTGCAAGTGAGTACAACTTGATGCAAAAGTttttcacaagcatattgtgatCGGAGACCTAGtttatctttttcttcaaaaagctgttgcgtttgtacaccgtagggttttgtaatcaaggagcttcatgatcttcatcgtgttgatgaattgaagaactttgcagccaacatccttcttaagttggtggttagtcacgtacttggatctgtgaatcaattggttagtcacgtactgggaaccatgcattaaaaggagagattgtcactacagaacaagtccaattggatattgggaTAAGGATTcgactgtaggttggtataaggtactgggattcctttacttgtaaccgcttgttatgataatagtggattctcgggagtggtgaccttaaaatcactcggtggggtttttgccctataggtttttcccattcataaacaaatcactgtgtcaattttattttccgctgcatattaatttagttggtgatctgtttgtgctaccacgcttattgcatgttaatcagattaattaattaacttggctaattaattagttaattcatcacaaagagTCAATACATATTTGGTCTATCAAGAACAACTGTTTTAGTCAAAGTTTTTAATTCGAACTTGTTTGCCAGATATAGATGtcttacattattttatttgagaagaaATACCTAAATGTCTCTCACTTGAAACCAAAATTGAAGAATTCATGCTCCTTTGTCATATCAATTTGTGGAAAATTGAAGTTGAAATTGTTTTGATCTCACTACGATCTCCAAAACATTTTGTATTGAAATTCAATTGACTAAGCAAATTTGGCACTTCCATAAAGTGATGCCTTTAAATCGCTTAGTATTTTCAAATCTTGAACTTGTATCAATTTCTAAGGAAAAATTAGCCCTCCTAggcaaggttgtcaaaatcgggatcctacgtaggatcgtggAAGGTAGGTAGGATCGGAGATCGTAGGATtggatcgtggatcgtaagatcctacttattttcaaattttaagcaaaaaacctattgatagtgactttgtatgttatataatcacttaaaatatgaattcatccatttaaaaaaaaaattttgcatcataaaatgtaatttgcacgcactacatcgttcttatgtcattctaacgaagcaaaatatatttaacttttgacataatgtatctaaaaagttcagtacgtgtttaattagcaactaagtacccaaaatattatctacacatatggaaaatgttttccaaattctaagttccaaatccaaaataagttaggctaGTTAGCATATAAAACCTAGCtaacaacaattttacaatatgtaatccaaAAGAGAATTTTCAATCTAAGGTTAACtagctaattaaataatgaagatcctatttcataattttttaaatttgacttaatttagttaacaaaatagaaaaataaaaaccctaaaagctttgtcaaaatcatatacacaacacaacaatatggaatCAAACTATCAAAGTAcacataaatgataaactactaagtactaactaccaaaacaaattaccaaaaagctTAAAGGCAGCGATGGCTCATGCCAACATCATTGAGAGGATTGAGAGGTGTTGGGTTTTTGACAGAGGAGTGAGGAGGCGTAGGATTgaggtgctgggtttttgactgggtttttttatttattttttaaacattaaagttaagttaagaaagcttaaaggcaGTGATGGATCACCATTAACAGGGCTGagaggtgctgggtttttgacAAAGGGCTGAGGAGGCGCGGGACAGAGGTACGTGCTGGAGTTTTGTgtttctaaatagtttaggttttgtttttgaaaacgttAAACTTATACTATAggttttttttgagattttatgttgacataggGGTAAATTTAGGACTTCAATTTATTATTGGGCTTCTAAAACCCTTTGGGCTTGTGGGAATAGGTTTACTCAAATgaatcccacttaaaaaaaaaaaaaaaaaaattcaagccaaatggtaggatcggtaggatcccatacgatcctacgatcctataTGATCCTACACGATCCTACCTAcgatcctaacatttttgcgatcctgctacgattttaaactttttggtgaggtgggatcgtaaaatcgtgcgattttacgatccggatcgcgattttgacaactatgCTCCTAGGCTGGATCGAACACCATACAAAGCCCACGAAACTAACAAACAAGACAGATGCCAAAATTATCAAAGATGGGCACAATATATAGAATTCttaagagaaaacaaaattgctaaaaataagGTGAATACTTGATAGCATTGAAGAAGTAACAAAGGAAGACAAATTCAGGAAAATATATTTGGAAGACATCCTAGAAACTCACGGAAAATGAAAAAGTTCTAGACGTGTCACAATCACAAATGATATCATACAAATTGCctacagaaattttttttcaaccaaaTATAGGTGCTGAAAATTGGAGTTTTGGGGCGCCATGCTCTTTCATAGTATAACTGAGCAAAGGGAGGTTTAAACTTGAAATGAAGTAAACAGAACATGTTAACAGGACATTCATCATTGCAACtcatttgatgcaaatttcgcTCTTTGGACTTTTTTACTGCGGGTAGTAAACGTGGCTTGTAGCAACCATCACAGATCTTCAACCAGGCACTAAATAGAATTATGTGACCCAATTGCCAGTATACCATTTGTAGAAGCCTTAAACATGTTGCACATATCGCGTCTCAAAATCTGTGGAAGAGTTTGCAAAGATTTTAACAATAATCACTTGATTGTCGATAGAAGTCCAAAGCTTATATTAAGAAACATAAATTGATTGAACATCTATAAAGCTCATTTACTAATCTACTTTTAACTTGGTGAAAATAACTAAATCAATCAATTGAACGAACCTGCAATCACATAGCACCTTCTTCCAGTTGGAGATCACATAATACTGGTATTGACATGAGTGCCTCAAGAATGGCACAGCAACCagtttttcctctcttttagGCAACATTGTCTCAACATAGAACTATATAATATTCTTGATGTAAAACAGAGAGTTCAGTAGCTCCTACTGGTGACAATAGCAACCACAGCTAGAGTAGTGATTTGTGATCCTTTGAGCTGTCTGGAGTTAGAAAGATGAAAACCAAAAGTAGAAACCTGTCCTCAGGACTTCACATCTTCAAGTTCACCACCAATTCCAAAATCTTGAAGAGTGTATCTTATTAAGCCCATATCCACTTGCAGGTGTGTTTGTTGCATCTGATTATGTAAATTGGATTTAAACTGAGGCACATGAAATATACTGAATTTTATTCCCTGACCCCactttaattaaataagtaaaataaaatccacCGTTTCATTTTCTGAAATGCATCATTTTCTGCTTGTGATAAATCCATTCTGGATGGTGGATTTTTACAGTCAAatgttgaaaataaataaaaaaaagaattatgttTAGTGGGATATAATTGTTTTGATA
This genomic interval carries:
- the LOC142619518 gene encoding late embryogenesis abundant protein At1g64065-like, with translation MANGKPSGRSHKLCCAVTAIFFVIIVIVIMTLFFTIFKPKDPKISLYPEGIKNIDFSALTPNVTLSLGTVIAIENPNYGSFKYKNTTSYVTYHGEVVGEATIEQRYVPARHKLNITTSVELKAGKLLINPHLLSDFAGGSLNLTSTAVLPGKVMVLNIFKFHATVYNNCNISVFITPQTVESICKTKLKL